The Falco peregrinus isolate bFalPer1 chromosome 1, bFalPer1.pri, whole genome shotgun sequence genome has a window encoding:
- the FBLN5 gene encoding fibulin-5 isoform X1, protein MQGLKRILTAFTLAVCLSSPGKAQQQCTNGFDLDRASGQCLDIDECRTIPEACRGDMVCVNQNGGYLCVPRTNPVYRSPYLNPYSNIYPPPPAPGPIPNYPTVTRPLMCRFGYQLDENNQCVDVDECASDSHQCNPTQICINTEGGYTCSCTEGYWLLEGQCLDIDECRYGYCQQLCANVPGSYSCTCNPGFTLNDDGRSCQDVNECTSENPCTQTCVNTYGSFLCRCEPGYELEADGVNCSDMDECSFSEFLCQHECVNAPGSYYCICPSGYNLLDDSRSCQDINECETRNFTCTSQQTCFNIPGEYKCLDPVRCEDPYIQINENRCMCPAENAGCRDQPFTILYRVMDMVSGRSVPSDIFQMQATTRYPGAYYIFQIKSGNEGREFYMRQTGPISATLVMTRPVKGPRTIQLDLEMITVNTVINFRGSSVIRLRIYVSQYSF, encoded by the exons cAACAATGCACTAATGGGTTTGACCTGGACCGTGCCTCTGGGCAATGCTTAG ATATTGATGAATGTCGGACTATTCCTGAGGCCTGCAGAGGAGATATGGTGTGTGTCAACCAGAATGGTGGCTATTTATGTGTACCCCGAACAAACCCAGTGTATCGATCACCATATCTGAACCCttattcaaatatttatccaccacccccagcaccaggcCCCATTCCTAACTACCCTACTGTTACAAGACCTTTGATGTGTCGATTTGGTTACCAGTTGGATGAAAACAATCAGTGTGTTG ATGTGGATGAATGCGCTTCAGATTCTCACCAGTGTAACCCCACCCAGATCTGCATAAATACGGAAGGGGGGTATACCTGTTCCTGCACTGAAGGCTACTGGCTGTTAGAAGGCCAGTGTTTAG ATATAGATGAATGTCGCTACGGCtactgccagcagctgtgtgcCAATGTGCCTGGTTCCTACTCCTGTACGTGCAACCCAGGCTTTACCCTTAATGATGATGGAAGATCATGCCAAG ATGTGAACGAATGTACAAGCGAAAACCCTTGCACTCAGACCTGCGTCAATACCTACGGCTCTTTTCTCTGCCGCTGTGAACCTGGCTATGAACTGGAAGCTGATGGAGTTAACTGCAGTG ACATGGACGAATGCAGCTTCTCAGAGTTCCTCTGCCAGCACGAATGTGTGAATGCGCCTGGTTCTTACTACTGTATCTGTCCTTCAGGCTATAACTTGCTTGACGATAGCAGAAGCTGCCAAG ATATCAACGAATGTGAAACCAGAAACTTCACCTGCACTTCACAGCAAACGTGTTTCAATATCCCAGGAGAATACAAATGTTTAGACCCAGTAAGATGCGAGGATCCTTATATCCAGATTAATGAGAA CCGCTGCATGTGTCCAGCTGAAAATGCCGGTTGCAGAGATCAGCCATTCACCATCTTGTACAGAGTGATGGATATGGTGTCCGGGCGGTCTGTGCCCTCTGACATATTTCAGATGCAAGCAACAACTCGCTACCCTGGAGCGTACTACATCTTCCAAATCAAATCAGGGAATGAGGGCAGGGAATTCTACATGCGG CAAACAGGACCCATCAGTGCTACTCTGGTAATGACCCGCCCCGTGAAGGGGCCCCGTACCATTCAGTTGGACTTGGAAATGATCACTGTTAACACCGTCATCAACTTCAGAGGAAGCTCTGTCATCCGGCTGAGGATATACGTGTCACAGTACTCCTTCTAA
- the FBLN5 gene encoding fibulin-5 isoform X2, with protein MVCVNQNGGYLCVPRTNPVYRSPYLNPYSNIYPPPPAPGPIPNYPTVTRPLMCRFGYQLDENNQCVDVDECASDSHQCNPTQICINTEGGYTCSCTEGYWLLEGQCLDIDECRYGYCQQLCANVPGSYSCTCNPGFTLNDDGRSCQDVNECTSENPCTQTCVNTYGSFLCRCEPGYELEADGVNCSDMDECSFSEFLCQHECVNAPGSYYCICPSGYNLLDDSRSCQDINECETRNFTCTSQQTCFNIPGEYKCLDPVRCEDPYIQINENRCMCPAENAGCRDQPFTILYRVMDMVSGRSVPSDIFQMQATTRYPGAYYIFQIKSGNEGREFYMRQTGPISATLVMTRPVKGPRTIQLDLEMITVNTVINFRGSSVIRLRIYVSQYSF; from the exons ATGGTGTGTGTCAACCAGAATGGTGGCTATTTATGTGTACCCCGAACAAACCCAGTGTATCGATCACCATATCTGAACCCttattcaaatatttatccaccacccccagcaccaggcCCCATTCCTAACTACCCTACTGTTACAAGACCTTTGATGTGTCGATTTGGTTACCAGTTGGATGAAAACAATCAGTGTGTTG ATGTGGATGAATGCGCTTCAGATTCTCACCAGTGTAACCCCACCCAGATCTGCATAAATACGGAAGGGGGGTATACCTGTTCCTGCACTGAAGGCTACTGGCTGTTAGAAGGCCAGTGTTTAG ATATAGATGAATGTCGCTACGGCtactgccagcagctgtgtgcCAATGTGCCTGGTTCCTACTCCTGTACGTGCAACCCAGGCTTTACCCTTAATGATGATGGAAGATCATGCCAAG ATGTGAACGAATGTACAAGCGAAAACCCTTGCACTCAGACCTGCGTCAATACCTACGGCTCTTTTCTCTGCCGCTGTGAACCTGGCTATGAACTGGAAGCTGATGGAGTTAACTGCAGTG ACATGGACGAATGCAGCTTCTCAGAGTTCCTCTGCCAGCACGAATGTGTGAATGCGCCTGGTTCTTACTACTGTATCTGTCCTTCAGGCTATAACTTGCTTGACGATAGCAGAAGCTGCCAAG ATATCAACGAATGTGAAACCAGAAACTTCACCTGCACTTCACAGCAAACGTGTTTCAATATCCCAGGAGAATACAAATGTTTAGACCCAGTAAGATGCGAGGATCCTTATATCCAGATTAATGAGAA CCGCTGCATGTGTCCAGCTGAAAATGCCGGTTGCAGAGATCAGCCATTCACCATCTTGTACAGAGTGATGGATATGGTGTCCGGGCGGTCTGTGCCCTCTGACATATTTCAGATGCAAGCAACAACTCGCTACCCTGGAGCGTACTACATCTTCCAAATCAAATCAGGGAATGAGGGCAGGGAATTCTACATGCGG CAAACAGGACCCATCAGTGCTACTCTGGTAATGACCCGCCCCGTGAAGGGGCCCCGTACCATTCAGTTGGACTTGGAAATGATCACTGTTAACACCGTCATCAACTTCAGAGGAAGCTCTGTCATCCGGCTGAGGATATACGTGTCACAGTACTCCTTCTAA